In Phaseolus vulgaris cultivar G19833 chromosome 3, P. vulgaris v2.0, whole genome shotgun sequence, the sequence TGAAGaatgaaagcaataaaacaGTACCCTTTTACAAACTTTTCTCATTTGCAGACTATTGGGATTGTCTTCTGATGCTTGTTGGGGCATTAAGTGCTGTTGCTAATGGAATCGTTATGCCTTTAATGACTATACTTATTGGAGATGCTATTGATGCTTTCGGAGGAAATGCTGATAATAAACAAACAGTAGTTCATGAAGTATCCAAGGTAATTAATGCTTAGCTCCCTTTCATTAAAATCAATGTTGTGAGCTGTCTGAGAAGGGAAATATCAAAATAGTGAGAAATGGGTAAAAATGAGATGTACAGTACTCCACTTTAAGTTGTCTCACATTTATGTTGCAACCGAATAAGTGCAAAGTAGTTTTTTGTCTAAAATTTGTGCTATCAAATTCCAACTGCTTATTAGTGAGATTCTATTGTACAATAAACCTGTGGGGTATCTGATTCCACAAGAATAAGTGTGAGATGAGCAATTAGGATTCGATTTCTCCTTGTTTCCATGCCATAACCATCAAGTTTGTTTCATGCTCAGGCATCTCTGAAGTTTGCATCCATAGGCGCAGGTGCATATTTTGCAGCATTCTTCCGTAAGCATGCCAAATTCTCAGCTGATTATGCTACTGTATAACAAGAAATATAATTTTGCTTTATATAAAGTAGTAATATTTGTACACATACTTCAATTTTCCAGAGGTGTCTTGCTGGGTGATCACTGGGGAGAGACAAGCAGCAAGAATAAGAGGCTTATACCTCAAAGCAATTTTGAGGCAAGATATCAGCTTCTTTGACCAGGAAACCAACAGTGGAGAGGTTGTTGGAAGGATGTCAGGTGACACAGTTCTTATTCAAGAAGCCATGGGAGAGAAGGTATTGATGGACCACTTAAAAGTCATAAATATTATGATCTCCAATTAACTTTTCTTTTGGGTGACATCTCAGGTAGGAAAATTCATCCAGGATGTGGCATGTTTTTTTGGAGGTATAGTCGTAGCATTCATCAAGGGTTGGCTTCTAAGCCTTGTGCTTCTATcttctcttcctcttcttgtcctcTCTGGTTCCATAATGAGCTTTGCTTTTGCAAAGATGGCATCCCGAGGACAAGCCGCTTATTCAGAAGCAGCAACTCTAGTGGAGCGGACAATTGGCTCAATTCGAACTGTATGCCAACCCTCAGAATGCCCTTTCCattgtttatctttttcacGTTGCGAGAGAGTAGTGAATAAAAGATACACATTGCTCCAACGCAGGTTGCATCATTTACTGGCGAGAAGCAAGCTATAGCTCAATATAATCAATACTTAACAAAAGCTTACAGAGTAGGAGTGCAAGAGGGTTTGACTGGTGGGTTTGGATTTGGTTTTGTTCGATTATTTATCTACTGTACCTATGGTTTGACAATTTGGTTTGGAGGGAAGATGGTTATAGAGAAAGGTTATACGGGAGGACAAGTCATTAGTGTATTTTTTGCAGTTTTGACTGGCTCCATGTAAGTTAGCTTCTGCTTTACCATATACATTTTAAATGGATGAATCAATTGATATCTTACAACCTCTCCCCATAGCTTGGCAAGAAAATTTGATACACTTTcctgataattttattttgtaggtCTCTGGGACAGACATCTCCAAGCTTAGCTGCATTTGCTGCAGGACAAGCAGCTGCCTTTAAAATGTTTGAAACAATAAAGAGGCAGCCAGATATTGATGCTTATGACTCTTCTGGTAAACAACTAGATGACATATCAGGAGATATAGAACTTAGGGAGGTTTGCTTTAGTTATCCTTCAAGACCTGATGAACAGATATTCAATAgattttcaatttcaatatcaaGTGGCACTACTGCCGCTTTGGTGGGGCAAAGTGGTAGTGGGAAATCAACAGTTATTAGTTTAATTGAGAGATTTTATGATCCACAAGCTGGTGAAGTTCTCATTGATGGTATCAATGTCAGAGAATTTCAATTGAAATGGATCAGACAGAAAATAGGCCTTGTCAGCCAGGAACCAGCTCTCTTTACTTGCAGCATTAAAGAGAATATTGGCTATGGAAAGGAGTGGGCAACAGATGAAGAAATAAGAGCAGCAGCTGAACTTGCAAATGCTTCTAATTTCATAGATAAATTTCCCCATGTGAGCTCACGATTCATCATTCATCTTTTGAAATTTGGCGTGTCTATGTTTGTGTTTCAGTAAGAGGCTGTTTTATCTGATTAGTTTTGTAAAATTATGAGTTTAGGGATTTGACACAATGGTTGGGGAGCATGGAACTCAACTCTCTGGAGGTCAAAAACAAAGAATATCTATAGCAAGAGCAATTCTGAAGGACCCAAGAATTCTGCTCCTTGATGAAGCTACAAGTGCTCTAGATGCAGAATCAGAGAGAGTGGTGCAAGAGACACTAGACAGAATTATGATCAACCGAACAACTGTTATTGTAGCCCACCGCCTAAGCACAATAAGGAATGCTGATGTGATTGCAGTTATTCACGAAGGAAAAGTCGTAGAAAAAGGTAGACATACTATGTTGTCGACAAATGAAACTACTATAACAAATCCGCTTTCAAATCATTCTCTCCTCAAACACATCCTCAGTTTTCCTTGACATATACGTTGCTGAATGcttatttatttcaattgatTAGGTACACATGCTGAGCTCACTAAAGATCCTGATGGAGCTTTTAGCCAGCTCGTtagattgcaagaaattaaaagggAGTCAGAACAGCATGATGAAAATTACTTAAACGGGGCAGAAAACATGGTAGATTCTGAACGACAACCGAGCCAACGGTATTCTTTCCCTCAATCTTTAAGCCGGGGATCATCTGGAAGAGGAAACAGCGGTCAGTACTCATTCAGAATATCAAATGCCATACCAACCACACAAGATCTCTTTGAAACATCAGAAGGAGGGTCTGGAGCTTTTCCTTCAGCAGCATCACATAAACCTCAAGAAGTTTCACTTCTCCGCATTGCTTATCTTAACAAGCCTGAAATCCCATTGTTACTCGTGGGGACTCTAGCAGCAGCAGTAACAGGGGCAATActacccaccgtggggctcctTCTTTCCCACATGATAAATACTTTCTATGAGCCTGCAGATGAACTCCGGAAAGACTCAAAATTTTGGGCACTAATATTTGTTGCACTTAGTGTGGGTGCCTTCATATTTCTTCCATTAAGGTCCTACTTTTTTTCTGTAGCTGGTTGTAAGTTAATAAAAAGGATCCGGCTAATGTGTTTTGAGAAAATACTTCACATGGAAATAGGCTGGTTTGATAAAGCCGAAAATTCAAGTGGAGCACTTGGAGCAAGGCTGTCAACTGATGCAGCTTCT encodes:
- the LOC137807090 gene encoding ABC transporter B family member 4-like produces the protein MVTEASLDAHKTSPEMTGSTTAHPPVQGPENTQETDARKQDSNKSKVKNESNKTVPFYKLFSFADYWDCLLMLVGALSAVANGIVMPLMTILIGDAIDAFGGNADNKQTVVHEVSKASLKFASIGAGAYFAAFFQVSCWVITGERQAARIRGLYLKAILRQDISFFDQETNSGEVVGRMSGDTVLIQEAMGEKVGKFIQDVACFFGGIVVAFIKGWLLSLVLLSSLPLLVLSGSIMSFAFAKMASRGQAAYSEAATLVERTIGSIRTVASFTGEKQAIAQYNQYLTKAYRVGVQEGLTGGFGFGFVRLFIYCTYGLTIWFGGKMVIEKGYTGGQVISVFFAVLTGSMSLGQTSPSLAAFAAGQAAAFKMFETIKRQPDIDAYDSSGKQLDDISGDIELREVCFSYPSRPDEQIFNRFSISISSGTTAALVGQSGSGKSTVISLIERFYDPQAGEVLIDGINVREFQLKWIRQKIGLVSQEPALFTCSIKENIGYGKEWATDEEIRAAAELANASNFIDKFPHGFDTMVGEHGTQLSGGQKQRISIARAILKDPRILLLDEATSALDAESERVVQETLDRIMINRTTVIVAHRLSTIRNADVIAVIHEGKVVEKGTHAELTKDPDGAFSQLVRLQEIKRESEQHDENYLNGAENMVDSERQPSQRYSFPQSLSRGSSGRGNSGQYSFRISNAIPTTQDLFETSEGGSGAFPSAASHKPQEVSLLRIAYLNKPEIPLLLVGTLAAAVTGAILPTVGLLLSHMINTFYEPADELRKDSKFWALIFVALSVGAFIFLPLRSYFFSVAGCKLIKRIRLMCFEKILHMEIGWFDKAENSSGALGARLSTDAASIRTLVGDALGLLVQDIATVVTALAIAFDTNWQLSLIVLVLVPLVVLNGHLQMKSMQGFSTDAKKLYEEASQVANDAVGNIRTVAAFCAEEKVMKLYQKKCAGPIQTGIRQGLVSGTGFGLSLFFLFSVYACSFYAGARLVEKGKTSISDVFRVFFALSMAAIAMSQSAFMTPAANKAKSSAASVFAILDQKSRIDTNDESGMTLQQVKGDIEFHHVTFKYPTRPHVPVLRDLSLTIHAGKTVALVGESGSGKSTVISLLQRFYDPDLGQITLDGTEIQKLKLKWFRQQMGLVSQEPVLFNDTIRANIAYGKGGDATEAEIIAAAELANAHKFISSLQQGYDTLVGERGIQLSGGQKQRVAIARAIVKSPKILLLDEATSALDAESERVVQDALDRVRVDRTTIVVAHRLSTIKDADLIAVVKNGVIAEKGKHDTLLNKGGAYHSLVALHSSAASS